In Archangium violaceum, the following are encoded in one genomic region:
- a CDS encoding FHA domain-containing protein, whose translation MPSVRELRALVQTDVKTFQDQHGPVALIQQPPAPVFQRLAQQMGGARTVFMAHRSRLADRLMAMLQGFEHLQVLFLKPKMDGEVFAVGRLETSSLVVHDPSVSKFHAFIRWSAGDGNCYVRDAGSMNGTFVNAIALGEQEQQLFDGDGLSFGDAQFLYVRAETLHAHLCAAIPSVAR comes from the coding sequence ATGCCATCCGTGAGGGAATTGCGAGCGCTGGTGCAGACGGACGTGAAGACGTTCCAGGACCAGCATGGCCCGGTGGCGCTCATCCAGCAGCCACCCGCCCCCGTCTTCCAGCGCCTGGCCCAGCAGATGGGCGGGGCGCGCACGGTGTTCATGGCCCACCGCTCCCGGCTGGCGGACCGGTTGATGGCGATGCTGCAGGGCTTCGAGCACCTGCAGGTCCTCTTCCTCAAGCCCAAGATGGACGGCGAGGTCTTCGCGGTGGGGCGGCTGGAGACGAGCTCCCTGGTGGTGCACGACCCGTCCGTCTCCAAGTTCCACGCCTTCATCCGCTGGAGCGCGGGAGACGGCAACTGCTACGTGCGCGACGCGGGCTCGATGAATGGCACGTTCGTCAACGCCATCGCCCTGGGCGAACAGGAGCAGCAGCTGTTCGACGGGGACGGGCTGTCCTTCGGCGACGCGCAGTTCCTCTACGTTCGCGCCGAGACGCTGCACGCGCACCTGTGCGCGGCCATCCCCTCCGTGGCCCGCTGA
- a CDS encoding N5-glutamine methyltransferase family protein — translation MNSFNWRSESDEPAPSRLSPVDDRLTADAALRRVRRGEHLLYTGDFHNAKQLLGAMGRRLPEPPSARSPLEAFRAERRARQLEHETLSRIVVALDRSYRLELKRAPDVAEACRWVWGEPEADTTVVSLKTLLGMLGAAEWRRKGLAVPGLEGKIHPHYGVYLPTRTDYVELLLSITEVKGKKVFDVGTGTGVLSFLLLQRGAASAVATDCDSRAVACARENAERLGLSKRFEVMEGDLFPPGKADLVVSNPPWIPEPPKNRVDRAVFDEDDRFLRGFLEGLTGHLNPGGEGLLLLSDLAVLLGLRSAGWLDEQLARNELVVKWKRSTPARHSKAKDRSDPLHAARSREVTTLYGLSPARP, via the coding sequence GTGAACTCATTCAACTGGCGTTCGGAGAGCGACGAGCCCGCTCCGTCGAGACTCTCTCCCGTCGATGACCGCCTCACCGCGGACGCGGCGCTGCGACGGGTCCGGCGCGGCGAGCACCTGCTGTACACCGGCGATTTCCACAACGCGAAGCAGCTCCTGGGCGCCATGGGGCGCCGCCTCCCCGAGCCTCCCTCGGCGCGCTCGCCCCTGGAGGCCTTCCGGGCGGAGCGCCGCGCGCGTCAGCTCGAGCACGAGACGCTCTCGCGCATCGTGGTGGCCCTGGACCGCTCCTACCGGCTCGAGCTCAAGCGCGCTCCCGACGTCGCCGAGGCCTGCCGGTGGGTGTGGGGCGAGCCCGAGGCCGACACGACGGTGGTCTCCTTGAAGACGCTGCTCGGCATGCTCGGCGCGGCGGAGTGGCGCCGCAAGGGCCTCGCGGTGCCCGGTCTCGAGGGGAAGATCCACCCGCATTACGGCGTCTACCTGCCCACGCGCACCGACTACGTCGAGCTGCTCCTGTCGATCACCGAGGTGAAGGGAAAGAAGGTGTTCGACGTGGGGACGGGGACCGGCGTGCTCTCGTTCCTGCTCCTGCAGCGCGGAGCGGCCTCCGCGGTCGCGACCGATTGTGACTCGCGCGCCGTGGCGTGTGCCCGGGAGAACGCCGAGCGGCTCGGCCTCTCCAAGCGCTTCGAGGTCATGGAGGGAGACCTCTTCCCGCCCGGCAAGGCCGACCTCGTCGTGAGCAATCCGCCGTGGATTCCCGAGCCGCCGAAGAACCGGGTCGACCGCGCCGTGTTCGATGAGGACGACCGCTTCCTGCGCGGGTTCCTGGAAGGACTGACCGGACACCTCAACCCGGGAGGAGAGGGGCTGCTGTTGCTGTCCGACCTCGCGGTGTTGCTCGGGCTGCGCTCCGCCGGGTGGCTGGACGAGCAGCTCGCGCGCAACGAGCTCGTCGTGAAGTGGAAGCGGTCGACTCCGGCGCGTCATTCGAAGGCGAAGGACCGGTCCGACCCCCTGCACGCGGCGCGCTCCCGCGAGGTCACTACTCTCTACGGGCTCAGTCCCGCTCGACCCTAA
- a CDS encoding ATP-binding protein, which yields MNPRPTRFRLHFHGKLLAAFVLVLLPVLGLLIAGFLSDLRRTQAFILEAQSLTAQSVAVQVSEVFDGAIGLGWAVAQDPMIRALDPGVLDSHLRTMVEHSPLYESIGVYDAQGIQRGWGGPAGFAEPGPDIHDRPYFQQVMASNSPVISDVQEMEHTRRAGLIAIIPIHGDGGRSIGVVTIRLRSEQLADRFLDARFQQRQVILLVDPSGRLAFHTGAAYLPYRQSGSYLHFDAVHEALKGLPSRLARFKSPFLGDEHLGAFTPVPRYPWAVGVSVERDLALAPIYAQMRLRLGVFGGILVLSLLLALGLTRFYARPVRQLRAAALALGRGDREARVHIQTGDEMEDLGTAFNTMAAEVARRETEVNALHKEAEHQALELAAIINSVPDAIFLASPEGRVVSTNPAGARLVGFKGQATFDEIPLSESLQRYDLRHPDGRPMAQKELPLARALRGETFTDAEMRLRSLDGRQLLLSTNGAPVRDASGQIILGEIVMRDITRHRQEEEALRRSEESLAQAQRIAHLGNWDWDLASNQFHGSDEVCRILGLAPYACALSYETLLSLVPPDERQGIEKAMEAARERLEPFRLDHRILRPDGTERIVHQEVEVLQDEEGHPVRILGTVQDITEHKRVEDELERLLDQELALARVGQALVSEVELERIAEVVIEQSLHSLRADVVALWLAEPERRELTLLASHHLPKDERLGHLSFDAPVLAAQAARTELIQVVEDVQTEGQPGVSCIWAEEGVRGVAAFPLRSRGRLVGVMTYGTYATRTFSSRELEFHSTLGQLFAVAIEKARLFQQVRDALRLREEFMAAAAHELKTPVTAIQTWAEVLLEKEAPTPRQSKGLAAIARNTRRITRLVEHLFAAVKMAPGVPKLKRQPFELHALIQERVEKAAGTTECPIHVEAPDSLVVDGDGYLLGEVLSHLLENAIRYSPQSGGAIELEARRQGGEVVVSVHDHGPGIPPERQPHVFEPLYEPVPPGSPGYTGVVGLGLYLCRQIIEAHGGHIWLTSSPGKGSTFSFRIPLAEASSGEHLPVSGPERELLLPG from the coding sequence ATGAACCCCCGACCGACCCGGTTTCGTCTGCACTTCCACGGCAAGTTGCTCGCGGCCTTCGTCCTGGTGCTCCTCCCGGTCCTGGGGCTGCTGATCGCCGGCTTCCTCTCCGACCTGCGAAGGACCCAGGCGTTCATCCTGGAAGCCCAGTCGCTGACGGCCCAGTCCGTCGCCGTGCAGGTCTCCGAGGTCTTCGATGGCGCCATCGGGCTCGGCTGGGCCGTGGCGCAGGACCCCATGATCCGCGCCCTGGACCCCGGCGTGCTGGACTCGCACCTGAGGACGATGGTCGAGCACAGCCCCCTCTATGAGTCCATCGGGGTCTACGACGCCCAGGGCATCCAGCGAGGGTGGGGAGGCCCGGCCGGCTTCGCCGAACCCGGACCCGACATCCACGACCGCCCGTACTTCCAACAGGTGATGGCGAGCAATTCCCCCGTCATCTCCGACGTGCAGGAGATGGAGCACACCCGGCGCGCGGGGTTGATCGCCATCATTCCCATCCATGGCGACGGAGGACGGTCCATCGGGGTCGTCACCATCCGGCTCAGGTCCGAGCAGCTCGCGGATCGCTTCCTGGATGCCCGCTTCCAGCAGCGGCAGGTCATCCTCCTGGTCGACCCCAGCGGCAGGCTGGCCTTCCATACCGGCGCCGCCTACCTCCCCTACCGGCAGAGTGGTTCCTACCTCCACTTCGACGCCGTGCATGAGGCGCTCAAGGGACTGCCGAGCCGGTTGGCCCGGTTCAAGAGCCCCTTCCTGGGAGACGAGCACCTGGGGGCCTTCACCCCAGTCCCCCGGTATCCCTGGGCCGTGGGGGTGTCGGTCGAGCGCGACCTGGCCCTGGCACCCATCTACGCGCAGATGCGCCTGAGGCTCGGCGTCTTCGGGGGCATCCTCGTGCTGAGCCTCCTGCTGGCCCTGGGGCTGACGCGCTTCTATGCCCGCCCGGTGCGGCAGCTCCGGGCGGCCGCCCTGGCGCTGGGACGGGGCGACCGGGAGGCGCGCGTGCACATCCAGACGGGGGATGAGATGGAGGACCTGGGCACGGCCTTCAACACCATGGCGGCCGAGGTCGCGCGGCGCGAGACGGAGGTGAACGCCCTGCACAAGGAGGCCGAGCACCAGGCGCTCGAGCTGGCGGCCATCATCAACAGCGTGCCGGATGCCATCTTCCTCGCCAGCCCGGAAGGGCGGGTGGTCAGCACCAATCCCGCGGGCGCCCGGCTGGTGGGGTTCAAGGGCCAGGCCACGTTCGACGAGATTCCCCTGTCCGAGAGCCTCCAGCGCTACGACCTCCGGCACCCGGATGGACGCCCGATGGCGCAGAAGGAGCTGCCACTGGCTCGCGCGCTGAGGGGGGAGACCTTCACCGACGCGGAGATGCGCCTGCGCAGCCTGGATGGCAGACAGCTCCTGCTGAGCACCAATGGCGCTCCCGTCCGGGATGCGTCCGGGCAGATCATCCTCGGGGAGATCGTCATGCGCGACATCACCCGGCACCGGCAGGAGGAGGAGGCCCTGCGCAGGAGCGAGGAGAGCCTCGCCCAGGCGCAGCGCATCGCGCACCTGGGCAACTGGGATTGGGACCTGGCGAGCAATCAGTTCCACGGTTCGGATGAGGTCTGCCGCATCCTGGGTCTGGCCCCCTACGCGTGCGCGCTCTCCTATGAGACGCTCCTCTCCCTCGTTCCTCCCGATGAGCGGCAGGGCATCGAGAAGGCGATGGAGGCGGCGCGGGAGAGGCTGGAGCCCTTCCGCCTGGACCATCGCATCCTCCGCCCGGACGGCACGGAGCGCATCGTCCACCAGGAGGTCGAGGTCCTCCAGGACGAGGAAGGCCACCCGGTGCGCATCCTGGGGACGGTGCAGGACATCACCGAGCACAAGCGGGTGGAGGACGAGCTGGAGCGGCTGCTCGACCAGGAGCTGGCGCTGGCGCGGGTCGGCCAGGCGCTGGTGAGCGAGGTGGAGCTCGAGCGCATCGCCGAGGTGGTCATCGAGCAGAGCCTGCACAGCCTGCGCGCCGATGTCGTCGCGCTCTGGCTGGCCGAGCCGGAGCGCCGGGAGCTCACCCTGCTCGCCTCGCACCATCTCCCGAAAGACGAGCGTCTGGGGCACCTCTCCTTCGATGCTCCCGTGCTCGCGGCGCAAGCGGCCCGGACGGAGCTCATCCAGGTCGTCGAGGACGTCCAGACGGAAGGACAGCCCGGCGTCTCGTGCATCTGGGCGGAAGAGGGGGTGCGCGGCGTGGCGGCGTTTCCGCTGCGCTCGCGCGGGCGCCTGGTGGGGGTGATGACCTACGGCACCTACGCCACACGCACCTTCTCCTCTCGCGAGCTGGAGTTCCACTCCACGCTGGGCCAGCTGTTCGCCGTGGCCATCGAGAAGGCCCGCCTGTTCCAACAGGTGCGCGACGCCCTGCGGCTGCGCGAGGAGTTCATGGCGGCCGCCGCCCACGAGCTGAAGACTCCCGTCACCGCCATCCAGACCTGGGCGGAGGTCCTGCTTGAGAAGGAGGCGCCCACTCCCCGCCAGAGCAAGGGGCTCGCCGCCATCGCACGCAACACCCGGCGCATCACCCGGTTGGTGGAGCACCTGTTCGCCGCCGTGAAGATGGCTCCCGGTGTGCCGAAGCTGAAGCGCCAGCCGTTCGAGCTCCACGCCCTGATCCAGGAGCGGGTGGAGAAGGCGGCGGGAACCACGGAGTGCCCGATCCACGTCGAGGCCCCCGACTCGCTCGTCGTCGATGGCGATGGCTACCTGCTGGGCGAGGTGCTGTCCCATCTGCTGGAGAACGCCATCCGGTACTCCCCCCAGTCCGGTGGAGCCATCGAGCTGGAGGCCCGGAGGCAGGGAGGCGAGGTGGTGGTGTCCGTGCACGACCACGGCCCGGGCATTCCGCCGGAGCGCCAGCCCCATGTCTTCGAGCCCCTCTACGAGCCGGTGCCACCCGGGTCGCCGGGCTACACGGGGGTGGTGGGGCTCGGGCTGTACCTGTGCCGGCAGATCATCGAGGCGCATGGGGGACACATCTGGCTGACGAGCTCCCCGGGAAAGGGCTCGACGTTCTCCTTCCGCATCCCCCTGGCGGAGGCTTCGTCCGGGGAGCACCTTCCCGTGTCCGGTCCCGAGCGGGAGCTCCTCCTTCCAGGATGA
- a CDS encoding 4a-hydroxytetrahydrobiopterin dehydratase, which yields MAYDKTQLTPEALKQFLAEHPEWKHEGGMIRRTYEAPSFLAGIEFVSRVAKAAEAADHHPDIDIRWRKVTLALVTHDAGGLTWRDTKLAAEADTLFTQVVKQG from the coding sequence ATGGCCTATGACAAGACGCAGCTGACCCCCGAGGCCCTGAAGCAGTTCCTCGCCGAGCACCCCGAGTGGAAGCACGAGGGAGGGATGATCCGCCGGACCTATGAAGCGCCGAGCTTCCTCGCGGGCATCGAGTTCGTGAGCCGGGTGGCGAAGGCGGCCGAGGCCGCGGACCACCACCCGGACATCGACATCCGGTGGCGCAAGGTGACGCTGGCGCTGGTGACGCACGACGCGGGCGGCCTGACGTGGAGGGACACGAAGCTGGCGGCCGAGGCGGACACGCTGTTCACCCAGGTGGTGAAGCAGGGCTGA
- the glpK gene encoding glycerol kinase GlpK, with amino-acid sequence MAKAKYVLAVDQGTTGTHVSILDDKLRVVGSAYREFTQYFPKPSWVEHDLDEIWASVEYCIRQALKNAGLAGKDLSAVGITNQRETTGLWLRDGGKPLANAIVWQDRRTSEHCAKLREQGEEARVRKTTGLVLDPYFSGTKLSWMMEHVKGARKRAEKGDACFGTIDTWLVYKMTGGQAHVTDVSNASRTLLMDVSLLKWDEAMLSLFKVPSACLPQIRGSAEVYGTTKGMRGLPDGIPISGMAGDQQSALFGQACFTPGEAKCTYGTGAFLLMNTGEAPVYSSAGLLTTVAWRIGDKTAYALEGSSFIAGAAVQWLRDGLKVIKKAGDVEPLAASVKESGDVVFVPALAGLGAPHWRPEARGLFAGIDRSTTAAHLARAALEGVAMQINDLADAMRRDTGREIPAFKVDGGASANNLMMQFQADMLGTEVVRPQNLQTTSLGAAFLAGLGAGVWSGTDAIRRAWKVGKVFKPKMKAEVRERHLTKWRRAVERA; translated from the coding sequence ATGGCGAAGGCGAAGTACGTGCTGGCAGTGGACCAGGGCACCACCGGGACCCACGTCTCCATCCTGGATGACAAGCTCCGGGTGGTGGGGAGCGCCTACCGCGAGTTCACCCAGTACTTCCCCAAGCCCTCCTGGGTGGAGCATGACCTGGACGAAATCTGGGCCAGCGTCGAGTACTGCATCCGCCAGGCCCTGAAGAACGCGGGGCTGGCCGGCAAGGACCTCTCCGCGGTGGGCATCACCAACCAGCGCGAGACGACGGGCCTGTGGCTGCGTGACGGGGGCAAGCCGCTGGCCAATGCCATCGTGTGGCAGGACCGGCGCACCTCGGAGCACTGCGCGAAGCTGCGCGAGCAGGGCGAGGAGGCGCGGGTGCGCAAGACGACGGGCCTGGTGTTGGACCCGTACTTCTCGGGCACCAAGCTGAGCTGGATGATGGAGCACGTGAAGGGGGCCCGGAAGCGCGCCGAGAAGGGGGATGCGTGCTTCGGCACCATCGACACCTGGCTCGTCTACAAGATGACCGGGGGCCAGGCGCACGTCACCGACGTGTCCAACGCCAGCCGCACCCTGCTCATGGACGTGTCCCTGCTGAAGTGGGACGAGGCCATGCTGTCCCTCTTCAAGGTGCCGTCCGCGTGCCTGCCCCAGATTCGAGGCTCGGCCGAGGTCTACGGCACCACGAAGGGGATGCGCGGTCTGCCGGACGGAATTCCCATCAGCGGCATGGCGGGAGACCAGCAGTCGGCCCTCTTCGGACAGGCGTGCTTCACCCCCGGCGAGGCCAAGTGCACCTACGGCACCGGCGCCTTCCTGCTGATGAACACGGGGGAGGCGCCCGTGTACTCGAGCGCGGGGCTGCTCACCACGGTGGCCTGGCGCATCGGGGACAAGACGGCGTACGCGCTGGAGGGCAGCTCCTTCATCGCCGGAGCCGCGGTGCAGTGGCTGCGCGACGGGCTGAAGGTCATCAAGAAGGCCGGGGACGTGGAGCCGCTGGCCGCCAGCGTGAAGGAGAGCGGGGACGTGGTGTTCGTCCCGGCGCTGGCGGGGCTCGGGGCTCCGCACTGGCGTCCCGAGGCGCGTGGCCTCTTCGCCGGCATCGACCGCTCCACCACGGCGGCGCACCTGGCGCGCGCGGCGCTGGAGGGCGTGGCGATGCAGATCAACGACCTGGCCGATGCCATGCGGCGCGACACCGGCCGGGAGATTCCCGCCTTCAAGGTGGACGGAGGCGCCTCGGCCAACAACCTGATGATGCAGTTCCAGGCGGACATGCTGGGGACGGAGGTGGTGCGTCCGCAGAACCTGCAGACCACCAGCCTGGGGGCGGCCTTCCTGGCGGGCCTGGGAGCGGGCGTATGGAGTGGCACGGACGCCATCCGCCGCGCCTGGAAGGTGGGCAAGGTCTTCAAGCCGAAGATGAAGGCGGAAGTGCGAGAGCGGCACCTGACGAAGTGGCGGCGCGCGGTGGAGCGCGCCTAG
- a CDS encoding DMT family transporter — protein sequence MLKTAVLTVLALMGFAANSLLCRAALENGAWRIDAASFTSVRLLSGALVLWLLLRARGGGERRGSWGSALALFTYAAGFSLAYVRIPAGVGALLLFGCVQATMLGVGLFRGERPRVLEWMGLAMALGGLLVLRLPGATAPDALGATLMAGAGVAWGVYSLRGRGNADPLAATADNFLRSVPMTLGLSALALLVQGAPRATPAGVGLAVASGALASGVGYSLWYAALPHLTALRAAVVQLAVPVVAAAGGVLLLGEALTPRLVGAGGALLCGVLLALTARQRKASASSR from the coding sequence GTGCTGAAGACCGCGGTCCTCACCGTCCTGGCCCTGATGGGATTCGCGGCCAACTCGCTGCTGTGCCGGGCGGCGCTCGAGAACGGAGCGTGGCGAATCGACGCGGCGAGCTTCACCAGCGTGCGACTGCTCTCGGGAGCACTGGTGCTGTGGCTCCTCCTGCGAGCACGGGGAGGAGGAGAGCGCCGGGGCTCATGGGGCTCGGCGCTGGCGCTGTTCACCTACGCGGCGGGCTTTTCACTGGCGTACGTGCGAATCCCGGCGGGAGTGGGAGCACTGCTCCTCTTCGGATGCGTACAGGCGACGATGCTGGGCGTGGGCCTCTTCCGGGGCGAGCGCCCGCGGGTGCTCGAGTGGATGGGGCTGGCGATGGCACTCGGAGGGCTGCTGGTGCTGCGGCTGCCCGGAGCCACGGCACCGGACGCGCTCGGGGCCACGCTGATGGCGGGAGCGGGCGTGGCGTGGGGCGTGTACTCGCTGCGAGGACGAGGCAACGCGGACCCGCTGGCGGCCACGGCGGACAACTTCCTGCGGAGTGTGCCAATGACGCTGGGGCTCTCCGCGCTGGCGCTGCTCGTCCAGGGAGCACCGCGGGCGACTCCAGCGGGCGTGGGGCTCGCGGTGGCCTCGGGGGCGCTGGCCTCGGGCGTGGGCTACAGCCTGTGGTACGCGGCGCTGCCGCACCTCACGGCGCTACGGGCGGCGGTGGTGCAGCTCGCGGTGCCGGTGGTGGCGGCGGCGGGCGGCGTGCTGCTGCTCGGCGAGGCGCTGACGCCGCGGCTGGTGGGCGCGGGCGGTGCCTTGCTGTGTGGCGTGCTCCTGGCCCTCACGGCGCGCCAGCGGAAGGCTTCCGCATCCTCGCGATGA
- a CDS encoding MBL fold metallo-hydrolase, with the protein MKGFIFEELNGGASCRTYLIVSPRTREALIVDPVLELLPGYMQRLAKDQLRLKVVVDTHTHADHLSGCRELARMTGAVIAGAPEGSVHRVLSDGEVLEVGDVRLTVWASPGHTADGLVLVMEDRVLSGDTLLIGATGRTDLPTGDAEAEYRSLQRLLSLPEDTLVYPAHDYGGRTFSTIGHERLTNPRLRLSYEAFIQLMTSPRNEKPARLAEALAYNTRPLDAYDEPAEQAFML; encoded by the coding sequence ATGAAGGGCTTCATCTTCGAGGAGTTGAACGGTGGGGCGAGCTGCCGCACCTACCTCATCGTCAGCCCGCGGACACGCGAGGCGCTCATCGTGGACCCGGTGCTGGAGCTGCTGCCGGGCTACATGCAGCGGTTGGCGAAGGACCAGCTCCGGCTGAAGGTGGTGGTGGACACCCATACGCACGCGGACCACCTGTCCGGGTGCCGGGAGCTGGCGCGGATGACGGGCGCGGTCATCGCGGGGGCTCCCGAGGGCTCGGTGCACCGGGTGCTGAGCGACGGAGAGGTGCTGGAGGTGGGGGATGTGCGCCTCACCGTCTGGGCGTCCCCGGGGCACACGGCGGATGGCCTGGTGCTGGTGATGGAGGACCGGGTGCTCAGCGGGGACACGCTGCTCATCGGCGCCACGGGCCGCACGGACCTGCCCACCGGTGACGCCGAGGCCGAGTACCGCAGCCTCCAGCGCCTGCTGTCACTTCCGGAGGACACGCTCGTGTACCCCGCCCATGACTACGGCGGGCGCACGTTCAGCACCATCGGCCACGAGCGCCTCACCAACCCGCGCCTGCGCCTGAGCTACGAGGCGTTCATCCAGTTGATGACGTCTCCTCGCAACGAGAAGCCAGCGCGCCTGGCGGAGGCGCTCGCCTACAACACGCGCCCGCTCGACGCGTACGACGAGCCGGCCGAGCAGGCCTTCATGCTGTAG
- a CDS encoding STAS/SEC14 domain-containing protein, with protein MTAPREWSIGTHYIRFEQPDTLFIKIKGDIGLEEVKQLVDICRELAEKKPFYLITDLAEIGTIPSEARGYASKNIRQDWYLGVAYIGANFVAKAAAKGLALMMYFTGKPSFDLEFVHDENEARAALSRQRLKRATTKVA; from the coding sequence ATGACGGCTCCCCGCGAATGGTCCATCGGCACCCATTACATCCGCTTCGAGCAACCCGACACCCTGTTCATCAAGATCAAGGGTGACATCGGGCTCGAGGAGGTCAAACAGCTCGTCGACATCTGCCGCGAGCTGGCCGAGAAGAAGCCGTTCTATCTCATCACCGACCTGGCGGAGATTGGCACCATCCCCTCCGAGGCCCGGGGCTACGCCTCCAAGAACATCCGCCAGGACTGGTACCTGGGGGTCGCGTACATCGGCGCCAACTTCGTGGCCAAGGCCGCCGCCAAGGGGCTCGCGCTGATGATGTATTTCACGGGCAAACCCTCGTTCGATCTGGAGTTCGTCCACGACGAGAACGAGGCGCGTGCCGCCCTCTCCCGCCAGCGTCTCAAGCGCGCCACCACCAAGGTGGCCTGA
- the dapE gene encoding succinyl-diaminopimelate desuccinylase, whose protein sequence is MTDLATRLAQSTLSLCRIPSPIGEERLIADHVERWARAHFPQREVFRQGHSLVLGSLQDPRPTVALVGHLDTVPAHPNDLEPRIEGERVFGLGASDMKGGLAVMMALAEDLPREQLPVNLVVVLYEREEGPYLESGLGPLFDTRPELKRVKFGIAMEPTDGVVQVGCVGSLHVTLRFKGRSAHSARPWQGENAIHKAGPLLARLLEMPRREVLYGEFAFYEVMNITKASGGRARNVIPEGFELNLNYRFAPGKTVEQAQRDVRELVGDVAELEFTDLAPSGRVCADNALFQELMKLTGLPAASKQAWTDVARFSELGVDAVNFGPGETAQAHQANESAPIPALAVAYEKLATFLKGAR, encoded by the coding sequence ATGACCGACCTCGCGACCCGACTCGCCCAGTCCACGCTGTCCCTGTGCCGCATCCCCAGTCCCATTGGTGAGGAGCGGCTCATCGCCGACCACGTGGAGCGCTGGGCGCGGGCGCACTTCCCCCAGCGTGAGGTGTTCCGTCAGGGGCACTCGCTGGTGCTGGGGAGCCTGCAGGATCCGAGGCCCACGGTGGCGCTGGTGGGGCACCTGGACACGGTGCCGGCGCACCCGAACGACCTGGAGCCGCGAATCGAAGGCGAGCGGGTCTTCGGCCTGGGGGCGTCGGACATGAAGGGCGGGCTGGCGGTGATGATGGCGCTGGCGGAGGACCTGCCGCGCGAGCAGCTGCCGGTGAACCTGGTGGTGGTGCTCTACGAGCGGGAGGAAGGCCCGTATCTGGAGAGCGGACTGGGGCCGCTGTTCGACACGAGGCCGGAGCTGAAGCGGGTGAAGTTCGGCATCGCGATGGAGCCGACGGACGGGGTGGTGCAGGTGGGGTGCGTGGGGAGCCTGCACGTGACGCTGCGGTTCAAGGGGAGGAGCGCGCACTCGGCGAGGCCGTGGCAGGGGGAGAACGCCATCCACAAGGCGGGGCCGCTGCTGGCGCGGCTGCTGGAGATGCCGAGGCGCGAGGTTCTGTACGGGGAGTTCGCCTTCTACGAGGTGATGAACATCACGAAGGCGTCGGGAGGGCGTGCGCGCAACGTGATACCGGAGGGGTTCGAGCTGAACCTGAACTATCGGTTCGCGCCGGGGAAGACGGTGGAGCAGGCGCAGCGGGACGTGCGGGAGCTGGTGGGGGACGTGGCGGAGCTGGAGTTCACGGACCTGGCGCCGAGCGGGCGGGTGTGCGCGGACAACGCGCTGTTCCAGGAGCTGATGAAGCTGACGGGGCTGCCGGCGGCGTCGAAGCAGGCGTGGACGGACGTGGCGCGTTTCTCGGAGCTCGGGGTGGACGCGGTGAACTTCGGGCCTGGGGAGACGGCGCAGGCGCACCAGGCGAACGAGAGCGCGCCGATTCCGGCGTTGGCGGTGGCGTACGAGAAGCTGGCGACGTTCCTGAAGGGAGCACGTTGA